One Cystobacter ferrugineus genomic window, GCGCCTCGGGAACTCCACCCAGTGCGAAGCTGGCGAACAACATGCCCACGACGAGTGCAACGGTATGGCGCCAATGCATGAGGACTCCTCCTTGGGGAACGAGGAGTCCTTTCTAGGACAGCTATCACTCCGAGTGAAAGAGCGGGCGCCGCCGGGCCGGAGGCTCACTCGTCCTCGGCGGGCTCCTTGCCCACCCGCTCGTCATAGGTCTTGCGCGCGGCTTCCACGTGCTCGCGGTGCGCCAGCGCCCACTGGGCCAGTGCGTTGAGCGGTACCAGTACGTCGCGCCCCAATTGGGTGAGTTCGTAGTCGACCCGGGGGGGAATCGTCGGGGTGACCTTCCGGGTCACATACCCGTCACGCTCCAGACCACGCAGGGTGGCCGTCAGCATCTTCTGCGACACGGTGCCAATGCCGCGCCTCAGCTCGTTGAAGCGCTGGCTGCCATCGGCCAGCGTGACGATCACCAGCACCGCCCACTTGTCGCCCACCCGCCCGAGAACGTCTCCGACAGACCGGCAGACTTCCGAGGGGAGGTTGAGGTTACCGAGTTTCATTCAGGTGCCTTCTTGTGCGCTTTTCCAGTCGCCGTTACACACCGACTCTCCTTTGGATACCAACCCATGAGGGCGGGTTCAAGGCGAGGCGGAGAAACCCATGAGCACAGAGACGAAGGACACCACGGTGCTGGTCACCGGAGGGTCGGGGTATGTGGGCAGTTGGGCCATCAGTGCCTTGTTGCGGCAGGGGTATCGGGTGCGCACGACGGTGCGCCACCTGAAGCGGGAAGGCGAGGTGCGGGCGGCCGTCGCCCGGGAGGCGGGCAGCGCCACCGAGCGTCTGTCCTTCTTCGTCGCTGATCTCCTGCGCGACGAGGGGTGGGCGCGCGCGGCGGAAGGCGCAGATTACATCCTGCACGTCGCCTCGCCCCTGGCCATGGGCGAGTTCAAGGGACAGGACCTCGTTCGCCCGGCTCGCGAGGGCACCCGGCGGGTGCTCGAGGCGGGCGCGCGGGCGGGCGTGAAGCGCGTCGTCATGACGTCCTCGCTGCTGGCCGCCCTCCCGCCCGCGGGCCACGACGACGCGCGTCCAATCGATGAGTCCGTCTGGACCGATCTCTCGGGCAAGGACATCAACAACTACACGCGCTCGAAGACCCTGGCCGAACAGGATGCCTGGGACTTCATCCGGCAGTCGGGTGGTTCGATGACGCTCGCCACCGTGCTTCCCGCCGTCATCCAGGGGCCCGTGCTGGGCAAGGACTACTCCGGCTCGGTCGCCATGGTGGCGCAACTGCTGGGCGGGAAGATGCCGGCCCTGCCACGGTTCGGGTCCAGCATCGTGGATGTGCGCGATCTCGTGGACCTGCACCTCAAGGCGATGACGGCGCCCGAGGCCGCGGGCCAGCGCTTCGCCGCGGCCAGTGATTTTCTCTGGATGACCGACATCGCGCGCGCGCTGCGCGAACATCTGGGCACTCGTGCCGCCAAGGTGCCGACGCGGGTGCTGCCCGACGTCGTGGTGCGGCTCCTGGCGCTCGTCAATTCGGATCTCCGTCTGCTCGTTCCCAACCTGGGCCTGCGGCAGGCGTTCTCCTCGGCGAAGGCCCAGCGGCTGCTGGGTTGGCACGCCCGCCCGGCGACTCGCTCCATCCTCGATGGCGCGGAGAGCCTGCTGCGCGAGGGGATCGTCTGAAAGCCTCACGCCCGACCACGACATTCCAGACAGGAGCCGACCCCATGAAGCCAGACACCACCGCGCAGGGGACCCTCGCCTTCACGGTCGCGTTCGACCTCGTCGAGAGAGGCGAGACGGACCATCGCGCCGAGCTTCTGCTCTCCAGTGAATAGGAGGGCCACTGCTCCGACGCACGAACCCATGGACACCCGAGCTGCC contains:
- a CDS encoding SDR family oxidoreductase, with protein sequence MSTETKDTTVLVTGGSGYVGSWAISALLRQGYRVRTTVRHLKREGEVRAAVAREAGSATERLSFFVADLLRDEGWARAAEGADYILHVASPLAMGEFKGQDLVRPAREGTRRVLEAGARAGVKRVVMTSSLLAALPPAGHDDARPIDESVWTDLSGKDINNYTRSKTLAEQDAWDFIRQSGGSMTLATVLPAVIQGPVLGKDYSGSVAMVAQLLGGKMPALPRFGSSIVDVRDLVDLHLKAMTAPEAAGQRFAAASDFLWMTDIARALREHLGTRAAKVPTRVLPDVVVRLLALVNSDLRLLVPNLGLRQAFSSAKAQRLLGWHARPATRSILDGAESLLREGIV
- a CDS encoding winged helix-turn-helix transcriptional regulator, producing the protein MKLGNLNLPSEVCRSVGDVLGRVGDKWAVLVIVTLADGSQRFNELRRGIGTVSQKMLTATLRGLERDGYVTRKVTPTIPPRVDYELTQLGRDVLVPLNALAQWALAHREHVEAARKTYDERVGKEPAEDE